The Terriglobia bacterium DNA window TGAAGTCCAGGACAGCGAGGACCGTTACTCCTGTCGGTCTTTGCACAACGCACCTCTTGTAAGCGGGATTCCCAGCGCCCCGAAGCTAGTCCAATCATGTGCAGAGGTCAAGAAGAAACCGGGCCCATGCCGATCCGCGACAAACCATTTCTCTCCATGCTATCCCTTGTTCTCCCGTTACATGCGCAACCGGCAACACCCGATTTATACTGACTGTTCCGATGGCCGCCAATCTGGAACTCCTGATGGCCGAAGCTCGTCGCCGGGCCGTGCAGTCTCGCGCCACCGCCGACCTGCGCCTGCTGGAGCAGCGGGCCGTCACGCATTCGCCCCGCGGTTTCCGGCGCCGGCTCCAGGCGGTCAGCGCGACCGGGCCGGCAGTCATTGCCGAGTTGAAGAAGGCCTCGCCTTCAAAAGGCATCATTCGTTCTGCGTTCCACGTTGGCGCGCTCGCTTTTCAACTTGCCTCGGCCGGTGCCGCGGCCCTCTCCGTGCTTACCGAAGAGGACCATTTTCTAGGTTCCCTCAGCAATCTCCTCGAGACCTCGGCCGCCACCGAACTGCCCTGTCTGCGCAAGGACTTCATTGTCGATCCTTTCCAACTGCTCGAGGCTCGCGCCCACCGCGCCGACGCGGTTCTGCTGATCGTTGCCGGGCTGAGCCAGCCGGAGCTGCGATTCCTCTATTCGAAAGCCAAGGATCACGAACTCGACGTTCTCGTGGAAGTACACGACGAGGAGGAACTCGACCGCGCCATGGAAATCGGTGCTGAGACCATCGGCGTCAACAGCCGCAACCTCAAGACCTTCGAAGTCGATCTTCAGACTTCAATTCGCCTGTCCGAGCGATTGCCGGCAAATGTCCTGAAGGTCGCGGAAAGCGGCATTCACACGCCCCAGGACATCGCGATGTTGCGCGCCGCCGGCTTCCAGGCGTTCCTTGTCGGCGAATCGCTCATGCGCGCCGATTATCCCGGCAAAGCCCTCCGCGAACTTCTCGATGCGGTCGCCGTCGCCGAAAGCAGTGGAGCTGTCAGCTGATGTGGGTAAAGATCTGTGGAAACACGAACCTGGAAGATGCGCGGTTAGTTGTCGACGCCGGCGCCGATGCCGTCGGCTTCGTTTTCGGGCCCAGCCGCCGCCAAGTCACCCCTGAGGAGGTCGCGGAGATTACGCCGCACCTGCCCGACAAAATTGAAAAGGTCGGAGTGTTCGTCGACGAAACTCACGAACGCATCGCCGAAATCGTCCGCACCGCGGGACTCACTGCGATCCAGTTGCAAGGCGACGAAACGCCCGAGACCGTCGCAGAGCTCCGAAATCTGAACCTCCGGATGGTGGTAAAGGTCGTCTGGGCCAGCGCCGGAATCGGCACCATACCGCAAAGAATCGCTGCCCATCGGCCGAACGTAGATAGTATCCTGCTGGATTCAGGCAGCGTTGCCGTGCGCGGCGGCACCGGAACGCGGTTCGATTGGACCGAGGTTGCAGCACAACTTCGGCGCGTTCAGAATGGCACGCGCATCATCGTTGCAGGTGGGTTGAACCCATCGAATGTCGCGACCGCCATCGCAACGTTGCATCCATGGGGCGTTGACGTGGCTACCGGAGTCGAGCGCGAGCCCGGCAAGAAAGACCCGGAGAAGGTTCGCGCCTTTGTCGCCGCCGCACGCAAGGCAGGGAATTAGGAGAAGTATGGCTTCCAAGAACGCAACCGCAATCGCCGAGCCCAAAGCATCCGTCAAAAAGCCGGCTCGCTCTGTCGAAGGCCGCTTCGGATCGTACGGCGGGCGCTATGTCCCTGAGACCCTGATGGCGCCGCTCCAGGAACTCGAAGCCGCATTCGAAGAGGCCCGCCGGGATAAGAAGTTCCAGCAGGAACTGGAACAACTCCTGCGCGATTACGCTGGCCGCCCAACGCCCCTATTCTATGCCGAGCGTCTCACTGAGCAACTTGGCGGCGCCAGGATTTACCTCAAGCGCGAGGACCTGCTCCACACCGGCGCGCACAAGATCAACAATTGCCTCGGCCAGGCACTGCTCGCAAAACGTATGGGCAAGCGCCGCATCATCGCCGAAACCGGCGCCGGGCAGCACGGCGTCGCCACCGCAACCGTCTGCGCGCTATTCGGCTTCGACTGCACCGTCTACATGGGCACCGAGGACATGCGCCGACAGGAACTCAACGTTTTCCGGATGCGCCTGCTGGGTGCGGAAGTTCGCGGAGTCGATGCCGGCTCACGCACATTGAAGGACGCAATTAATGAAGCCATGCGCGACTGGGTCACCAACGTTCGCACCACGCACTACCTGCTCGGCAGCGTGCTTGGCGCGCACCCGTACCCGGTCATGGTGCGCGAGTTCCATCGCTGCATCGGACGCGAAGCCAAGGCGCAGATCATGAAAAAGGAGGGCAAGCTTCCGACCATGATCATCGCCTGTGTTGGTGGTGGCTCCAACGCGATCGGTATCTTTTTCGAGTTCATCCCCGACGAAAAAGTTCAGCTCGTCGGCGTTGAGGCCGGCGGTCGGGGGCGCAATCTCGGCGATCACGCCGCCCGGTTCCGTGGCGGTTCGCCGGGCGTTCTTCAAGGCACTTACAGTTACGTCCTGCAGGACAACGATGGCCAGATATGCCCGACGCACTCTGTGAGTGCCGGTCTTGATTATCCGGCGATCGGTCCCGAACACGCCATGCTCGCCGAAAGCGGTCGTGCGGAATACGTCGCCGCCAGCGACCAGGAAGCGCTTGCCGCTACCAGTCTACTGGCGCGCACCGAGGGAATCATTCCAGCGCTTGAGTCTTCGCACGCGATTGCCGAATGCGTGAAGCGCGCGCCGAAAATGAAGAAATCCGATGTCATCATTGTCAACGTCTCCGGACGTGGCGACAAAGATATCGGCATCATGCGGGAGAATTTGTCGTTCTGAAACGGATCAGGCATCGGGTACCCACTACCAGGTACCCGGAACCGAATAAGCATATGCGCCGACTACTAATTCTGATTGTCGCCACCGTACTACTCCTGGGTATCTCCTCCTGCCGCAAGAAGAACTTCGAGCCCAGTAAATTCGCCGGCGACCTTTACAGCTACCAGAGTCTGGAAACTGTCGAGCGGAAGCTCGACCTCAAGCCCGACGATTGGGATGTTCTAGAAAATCGCAAGCCGCTCAGCACCGACACGCGACCCATGTTCCGCATCTTCACGTTTTCCAAGAAGGATTTTCCCCTGCTCAACACTCCCGGTCAGAATCTCATCATGACCTTCTACAACGACCGGCTCATGACCGTACAGTTCTATCCTTACAACATGAGCGCGTTCAAATCCGCGTTAGCCGCCGATGGCACCACGCTGAGCTCCGATGGTGATTCCGACATTCCGCCGTCCACTCGCGTCTGGGTCGGCAAAGATGCGCAGGGAAAACTTTACGTCGGCTTTATGGATAAGAAACTAGAGGCCGAACACGACGCGTGGATGGCTAGATATTCCCAATAGCTGATTTCCTGGACAGACAAGATGGCGATTCAATTCGCGGAAAAACCCGGCCTTGTAATCTATCTAACCTGCGGCGATCCTTCGCCCGAAACAACGCGCGACTGCGCACTCGCCGCAATCGGCGCGGGTGCCGACGTCATTGAACTTGGTGTGCCTTT harbors:
- the trpC gene encoding indole-3-glycerol phosphate synthase TrpC, with translation MAANLELLMAEARRRAVQSRATADLRLLEQRAVTHSPRGFRRRLQAVSATGPAVIAELKKASPSKGIIRSAFHVGALAFQLASAGAAALSVLTEEDHFLGSLSNLLETSAATELPCLRKDFIVDPFQLLEARAHRADAVLLIVAGLSQPELRFLYSKAKDHELDVLVEVHDEEELDRAMEIGAETIGVNSRNLKTFEVDLQTSIRLSERLPANVLKVAESGIHTPQDIAMLRAAGFQAFLVGESLMRADYPGKALRELLDAVAVAESSGAVS
- a CDS encoding phosphoribosylanthranilate isomerase — its product is MWVKICGNTNLEDARLVVDAGADAVGFVFGPSRRQVTPEEVAEITPHLPDKIEKVGVFVDETHERIAEIVRTAGLTAIQLQGDETPETVAELRNLNLRMVVKVVWASAGIGTIPQRIAAHRPNVDSILLDSGSVAVRGGTGTRFDWTEVAAQLRRVQNGTRIIVAGGLNPSNVATAIATLHPWGVDVATGVEREPGKKDPEKVRAFVAAARKAGN
- the trpB gene encoding tryptophan synthase subunit beta produces the protein MASKNATAIAEPKASVKKPARSVEGRFGSYGGRYVPETLMAPLQELEAAFEEARRDKKFQQELEQLLRDYAGRPTPLFYAERLTEQLGGARIYLKREDLLHTGAHKINNCLGQALLAKRMGKRRIIAETGAGQHGVATATVCALFGFDCTVYMGTEDMRRQELNVFRMRLLGAEVRGVDAGSRTLKDAINEAMRDWVTNVRTTHYLLGSVLGAHPYPVMVREFHRCIGREAKAQIMKKEGKLPTMIIACVGGGSNAIGIFFEFIPDEKVQLVGVEAGGRGRNLGDHAARFRGGSPGVLQGTYSYVLQDNDGQICPTHSVSAGLDYPAIGPEHAMLAESGRAEYVAASDQEALAATSLLARTEGIIPALESSHAIAECVKRAPKMKKSDVIIVNVSGRGDKDIGIMRENLSF